GCAGGTCTCGCTGTGTTTTGAGCAAATCGGTTTTTCCTCGCCGTAGCTTACGGTTTTTAACCGGTTGCCGCCGACCCCCTGCCCTGTCAGGTAGCGCTCAACCGCCCCGGCGCGCCGGTCTCCCAAGGCGAGGTTGTATTCGTTGGTCCCCCGCTCGTCGCAGTTCCCTTCGATGGTTATCTTCAGATCTTTGTGTCTCTTCAAATAACCGGCGTTGGCATCCAGCACCTTCGCCATATCGTCCCGGATGGCGGAACTGTCGAAATCGAAATGGACGCGCTTCAGGCCGACAGCCGTCTCCACCCCCTTTTTGTTCTGACAACCGGCGTAGAGAACCGCTACTGCGGCAAGAGCGAACAAGAACGAAAGATATTTCATTGAAGGAACCTCCGATAAAATTGCAACCCCTTGACTTT
The window above is part of the Deltaproteobacteria bacterium genome. Proteins encoded here:
- the pal gene encoding peptidoglycan-associated lipoprotein Pal, producing the protein MKYLSFLFALAAVAVLYAGCQNKKGVETAVGLKRVHFDFDSSAIRDDMAKVLDANAGYLKRHKDLKITIEGNCDERGTNEYNLALGDRRAGAVERYLTGQGVGGNRLKTVSYGEEKPICSKHSETCWWENRRADFITD